The proteins below come from a single Seriola aureovittata isolate HTS-2021-v1 ecotype China chromosome 23, ASM2101889v1, whole genome shotgun sequence genomic window:
- the LOC130164446 gene encoding mucin-2-like yields the protein MTATTTTATTTTPTTADTTTSDTTTAQTTTVTTSPTTDTTTTLTTAAITTSAPTTTTATTSPTITTATTTAPTTTDTTTTAPTSNATTTAPTTDTTTTDTTTAQTTTTATTTTATTTASTTTTATTTDTTTTTPTTTAKTTAPTTNTTTTDTTAPTTTTATTTTATTTTPTTADTTRSDTTTVRTTTARTTAPTTETTTTDKTTAPTTTTAITTTATTTASTTTTAPTTTTATTTSPTTKTATTTAPTTTATTAPTTNDTTTSDTTTVPTTTATTTAPTTDTTTAPTTTTATTTSATTTTPTTADTKITATTTVPTTTTDTSASTTMTATTTTATTTTPTTADTTTSDTTTAKTTTATNAPTTDRTTTDTTTAPTTAAITTSAPTATTSPTTTAKTSTPTTTATTTAPTTTDTTTTDTTTAPSTTTATTTTTATTTTTTTTAPKTTDTTTVPTTTTAKTSTSTTPPTTTDTTTAPTTAAITTSAPTATTATTSPTTTTATTTAPTTTDTTTTDTT from the coding sequence atgactgccacaacaacaactgctacaacaactaccccaacaactgctgatacaacaacaagtgatacaacaactgcccaaACAACAACTGTTACAACTTccccaacaactgatacaacaactaCCCTAACAACAGCTGCTATAACAACAtctgctccaacaactacaactgctacaactaGTCCAACTataacaactgctacaacaactgccccaacaacaactgatacaacaacaactgccccaacatcaaatgctacaacaactgccccaacaactgatacaacaacaactgatacaacaactgcccaaacaacaacgactgccacaacaacaactgctacaacaactgcatcaactacaacaactgctacaacaactgacacaacaacaactaccccaacaacaactgctaaaacaactgccccaacaactaatacaacaacaactgatacaactgccccaacgacaacgactgccacaacaacaactgctacaacaactacccCAACAACTGCTGATACAACAAgaagtgatacaacaactgtCCGAACAACAACTGCTAgaacaactgccccaacaactgaaacaacaacaactgataaaacaactgccccaacaacaacgactgccataacaacaactgctacaacaactgcatcaactacaacaactgctccaacaactacaactgctacaacaactagtCCAACTACGaaaactgctacaacaactgccccaacaacaactgctacaacgGCCCCAACAACAAATGATACaacaacaagtgatacaacaactgtcccaacaacaactgctacaacaactgccccaacaactgatacaacaactgccccaacaacaacgactgccacaacaacatctgctacaacaactacccCAACAACTGCTGATACAAAAATAACTGCTACAACCactgtcccaacaacaacaactgatacatcTGCCTCAACAACAatgactgccacaacaacaactgctacaacaactacccCAACAACTGCCGATACaacaacaagtgatacaacaactgccaaaacaacaactgctacaaatgccccaacaactgatagaacaacaactgatacaacaactgccccaacaacagcTGCTATAACAACATCTGCTCCAACAGCTACAACTAGTCCAACTACAACTGCTAAAACATCtaccccaacaacaactgctacaacaactgccccaacaacaactgatacgacaacaactgatacaacaactgccccatcaacaacgactgccacaacaacaacgactgccacaacaacaactactacaacaactgccccaaaaacaactgatacaacaactgtcccaacaacaacgactgccaaAACATCAACTTCTACAACTcccccaacaacaactgatacaacaactgccccaacaacagcTGCTATAACAACATCTGCTCCAACagctacaactgctacaactagtccaactacaacaactgctacaacaactgccccaacaacaactgatacaacaacaactgatacaaca
- the LOC130164877 gene encoding salivary glue protein Sgs-3-like: MLQHLDTTTTAPTTTATTTAPKTDKTTSDTTTAPTTTTATTTTITTTAPKTAATTTVPTTTTATTTTASTTSTAPTTTTATTTSPTTKTATTTAPTTTDTTAPTTKTATTSTSTRTAPTTTATTTVPTTTATTTTATTTASTTSTAPTTTTATTTSPTTKTATTTAPTTTDTTAPTTTTATTSTSTTTAPTTTATITAPTTDKTTTATTTAPTTTATTAPTTTDTTTAPTTSATTIAPTTDKTTTDTTAPT, encoded by the coding sequence caactgccccaacaacaactgctacaacaactgccccaaaaactgataaaacaacaagtgatacaacaactgccccaacaacaacgactgccacaacaacaactattacaacaactgccccaaaaacagctgctacaacaactgtcccaacaacaacgactgccacaacaacaactgcatcaactacatcaactgctccaacaactacaactgctacaacaactagtccaactacaaaaactgctacaacaactgcgccaacaacaactgatacaactgccccaacaacaaagACTGCCACAACATCAACTTCTACAAgaactgccccaacaacaactgctacaacaactgtcccaacaacgactgccacaacaacaactgctacaacaactgcatcaactacatcaactgctccaacaactacaactgctacaacaactagtccaactacaaaaactgctacaacaactgccccaacaacaactgatacaactgccccaacaacaacgactgccacaacatcaacttctacaacaactgccccaacaacaactgctacaataactgccccaacaactgataaaacaacaactgctacaacaactgccccaacaacaactgctacaactgccccaacaacaactgatacaacaactgccccaacaacatctgctacaacaattgccccaacaactgataaaacaacaactgatacaactgccccaaca